In Candidatus Contubernalis alkalaceticus, the following proteins share a genomic window:
- the pckA gene encoding phosphoenolpyruvate carboxykinase (ATP), whose amino-acid sequence MSNKLADQLNHIDALTVHQNLSIPKLLEESVCRGEGILTSKGALSVSTGKYTGRSPHDKFTVEEPNTREKIWWGPVNRPISEEKFDILLKEMLQYLKDKEIFVFDGSACVEEKYSTPIRFINEHSWHNIFVQQLFLKDGHKEQTPEFTILSAPGFQADPEKHGTNSEAFIILNFNKKIGIIGGTHYAGEMKKSIFSVMNYMLPQKNVLSMHCSANMGKNGDTALFFGLSGTGKTTLSADPDRKLIGDDQHGWHDGGIFNIEGGCYAKCINLSKETEPQIWEAIRFGSVIENVVVNALNRTVDFDNDELTENTRGGFPVDFIPGAVIPGIGRHPEVIIFLTADAFGVLPPAAKLSAEQAMYHFLSGYTSKLAGTERGIKEPQATFSTCFAAPFLPLPPKIYADLLGEKIQRHKSKVYLVNTGWIGGPYGRGHRISIQDTRALIKAVLNGSIEQSEFRVDPIFNFQVPEACPGIPSEILNPRNTWDNKEDYDEQAENLARSFIKNFRHFQDLSPELAKSGPLTRSEILQ is encoded by the coding sequence ATGTCAAATAAACTAGCAGACCAATTAAATCATATAGACGCTCTCACAGTACACCAAAATCTTTCCATACCTAAACTGTTGGAGGAATCTGTCTGTCGAGGGGAAGGAATTTTAACCTCCAAAGGAGCCTTAAGTGTATCCACCGGCAAATATACTGGAAGGTCACCCCATGATAAATTTACCGTAGAAGAACCCAATACCCGGGAAAAAATATGGTGGGGGCCGGTAAACCGACCCATTTCTGAAGAAAAATTTGATATACTTCTAAAAGAAATGCTTCAATATCTAAAAGATAAAGAAATTTTTGTCTTTGACGGCTCCGCCTGTGTTGAAGAAAAATACAGCACTCCAATACGGTTTATTAATGAGCACAGTTGGCACAACATCTTTGTGCAGCAGTTATTTTTAAAAGACGGCCATAAGGAACAAACCCCTGAGTTTACTATTCTTTCGGCCCCAGGTTTTCAAGCAGATCCTGAAAAACATGGCACAAATTCAGAAGCCTTCATCATTTTAAACTTTAATAAAAAGATTGGAATTATTGGAGGGACCCATTATGCTGGTGAAATGAAAAAATCCATTTTTTCCGTCATGAACTACATGCTCCCTCAAAAAAATGTGCTTTCCATGCACTGTTCAGCTAACATGGGTAAAAACGGCGATACAGCTTTGTTCTTTGGCCTTTCAGGTACTGGAAAAACTACCTTATCCGCAGACCCTGACAGAAAGTTAATCGGAGATGATCAGCATGGATGGCATGACGGTGGAATCTTTAACATTGAGGGTGGCTGCTATGCCAAGTGTATAAATCTTTCCAAAGAAACAGAACCCCAAATCTGGGAAGCCATACGCTTTGGAAGTGTTATAGAAAATGTAGTAGTGAACGCCTTAAACCGAACTGTTGACTTTGATAACGATGAACTGACAGAAAATACCCGGGGGGGCTTTCCTGTTGACTTTATTCCCGGTGCAGTTATCCCTGGGATTGGACGTCATCCAGAGGTAATTATATTTTTAACGGCGGATGCCTTTGGAGTACTTCCACCCGCTGCCAAATTAAGTGCTGAACAAGCTATGTACCATTTCCTCTCAGGCTATACCAGTAAACTGGCAGGCACAGAGAGAGGCATTAAGGAACCTCAGGCAACCTTTTCTACCTGCTTTGCTGCCCCTTTCTTACCTCTTCCCCCAAAAATATATGCAGACTTGTTGGGAGAAAAAATTCAAAGGCACAAGTCCAAGGTATATCTAGTTAATACCGGTTGGATTGGAGGCCCCTATGGAAGAGGGCACAGAATCAGCATTCAAGATACTAGAGCTCTGATTAAGGCCGTTCTAAATGGCAGCATTGAACAGTCGGAATTCCGAGTTGACCCTATATTTAATTTTCAGGTGCCGGAAGCTTGTCCTGGAATACCTTCAGAAATTTTAAACCCCCGAAATACTTGGGATAACAAAGAAGATTACGATGAGCAGGCAGAAAATTTGGCCAGAAGCTTTATAAAAAACTTCCGACATTTTCAAGATCTTTCTCCAGAACTAGCCAAAAGCGGCCCCTTGACCAGAAGTGAAATCCTGCAGTAG
- the mtnA gene encoding S-methyl-5-thioribose-1-phosphate isomerase, which yields MISPMIWQGNKLKILDQRNIPLSMDYIFCTTCREVEEHIYNLAIRGAPAIGAAAAFGMVLGARELRDFSGNKFETLFRKKALAMLKARPTAVNLSWAVSRMLKEFESLKEKNTGDIIKGLEEEALTIYHEDIEINKKIGQFGASLVSKGAFILTHCNAGALATAGYGTALGIVRKAVEQEKEIHVYVDETRPVLQGARLTAWELEQEEIPYTLITDNMAGMLMQKGNIDLVVVGADRIALNGDTANKIGTYSLAVLAKYHGVPFYVAAPFSTFDLNIKTGEEIPIEERDCREVTHIFNQRISPDGCHVFNPSFDVTPAGLISAIITEKGVIENPRENNISTFFNKMKS from the coding sequence ATGATTAGTCCCATGATTTGGCAGGGAAATAAATTAAAGATACTGGACCAGAGGAATATTCCTCTTTCTATGGATTATATTTTTTGTACAACCTGCCGTGAGGTAGAAGAACATATTTACAATTTGGCCATCCGTGGAGCTCCAGCTATTGGGGCTGCGGCTGCCTTTGGTATGGTTCTGGGGGCTCGGGAACTTCGGGATTTTTCCGGAAATAAATTTGAAACTTTATTTAGAAAAAAAGCATTGGCTATGCTCAAGGCAAGGCCAACAGCAGTAAATTTATCCTGGGCAGTAAGTCGTATGTTAAAAGAATTTGAAAGTTTAAAAGAGAAAAATACAGGGGATATAATTAAAGGTCTGGAGGAAGAAGCCCTTACTATTTACCATGAAGATATTGAAATTAACAAAAAAATTGGACAATTCGGTGCTTCCCTGGTTTCAAAAGGTGCTTTTATCTTAACCCATTGTAATGCCGGGGCTCTGGCCACAGCAGGATATGGAACCGCTCTGGGAATTGTGCGGAAGGCAGTGGAGCAGGAGAAAGAAATTCACGTCTATGTGGATGAGACCCGGCCTGTTTTACAAGGAGCCCGATTAACCGCCTGGGAATTGGAACAGGAAGAAATACCTTATACTCTGATTACAGATAATATGGCCGGAATGCTCATGCAAAAGGGTAATATTGATCTGGTGGTGGTAGGGGCAGACAGGATTGCTCTTAATGGAGACACAGCTAATAAAATCGGCACCTATAGTCTGGCGGTGTTGGCCAAATACCATGGGGTACCTTTTTATGTTGCTGCACCTTTCTCCACCTTTGATTTAAATATAAAAACAGGGGAAGAGATTCCTATAGAAGAGAGAGACTGCCGGGAGGTAACTCATATTTTTAATCAAAGGATTTCCCCTGATGGATGCCATGTTTTTAATCCCTCCTTTGATGTAACTCCAGCTGGTTTAATCAGTGCCATTATTACGGAAAAGGGGGTTATTGAAAATCCCCGGGAGAACAATATAAGTACTTTTTTTAATAAAATGAAAAGTTAG
- a CDS encoding class II aldolase/adducin family protein, whose protein sequence is MLETEKNKEQVARIAKKMLEENLVVETWGNVSARSKEGMVITPSGLDYKKLNFTDMVVMDLHGNVKEGKWKPSSEHPMHRLIYQRRHDVNAVMHTHSIYATAFAVARKEINTVVEDFSQVLGGSVKVADYAMPGSDVLALNCVDALEDRSAVLIANHGLVAVGKTLEEVLLICKVIEKTALISLYANMLGGPVVIDEQHVVRLHKYFKEQYGQK, encoded by the coding sequence ATGCTGGAAACGGAAAAAAATAAGGAACAAGTTGCCAGAATCGCAAAAAAAATGCTGGAAGAAAATCTGGTGGTAGAAACCTGGGGAAACGTCAGTGCCCGTTCTAAAGAAGGGATGGTCATAACTCCCAGCGGCCTGGATTATAAAAAGCTTAATTTCACGGATATGGTAGTAATGGACCTTCATGGAAATGTAAAGGAGGGTAAATGGAAGCCTTCTTCAGAACATCCCATGCACCGATTAATATACCAGCGGAGACATGATGTCAATGCGGTCATGCATACACACAGTATTTATGCTACTGCTTTTGCTGTAGCCAGAAAAGAAATCAATACCGTAGTAGAAGATTTTTCCCAGGTGTTGGGGGGTAGTGTGAAGGTTGCAGATTATGCTATGCCTGGTTCTGATGTATTGGCTTTAAATTGTGTTGACGCTTTAGAAGACAGGTCTGCAGTTTTGATAGCCAATCATGGTCTGGTGGCCGTGGGTAAAACCCTGGAAGAGGTGCTGTTAATCTGTAAAGTCATTGAGAAAACCGCACTTATCAGCCTTTATGCCAATATGTTAGGTGGACCGGTGGTAATTGATGAACAGCATGTCGTAAGACTGCACAAATATTTTAAGGAACAATATGGTCAAAAATAA
- a CDS encoding NADH-ubiquinone oxidoreductase-F iron-sulfur binding region domain-containing protein: MMKLNSPAELEKYRSSVLEKNNSGETSVSVCCGTGCSASGALDVVSAFQRLLEEKGIQADVGTKITGCHGFCEQGPLVLVSPGNILYCQVRTEDVEEIVQETLTAGRIVDRLLYVDPITGEKIEKEEQVPFYNKQLRLIFENNGKMVPTEINDYLSLGGYCALEKVLKGMDPREVIEEIKNSRLRGRGGGGFPTGQKWESCYTASGDIKYVICNADEGDPGCFQDRSILEGNPHLVLEGMLIGAFAVGSTQGYIYVRNEYPLAVKNFSIALRQARELGLLGENILGSDFSYDLKVIRGGGAFVCGESSALISSIEGKIGEPRYKFVHATEKGLWDRPTVLNNVKTWATVPLIINRGSGWFNEIGTQQSKGTMIFSLTGKVNNTGLVEVPMGISLRELIFEIGGGILGGKKFKAVQTGGPSGGCIPEELIDLPLDYEKLTEVGSMVGSGGMIVMDDTTCMVDVAKYFLSFTQEESCGKCVPCREGGEHMLKILEGITRGEGEERDLDLLKEIADTMQCASLCALGKLAPNPVLTTLKYFPEEYMAHIKDKKCPAGVCRELIKYLIDPDSCTGCGRCIKACPTEAITGEKEAPHILNQDQCIKCGNCMDICRFNAITVE, translated from the coding sequence ATGATGAAGTTGAATAGTCCAGCCGAACTAGAAAAATATAGAAGTTCTGTCCTGGAGAAAAACAACTCCGGGGAAACATCTGTTTCCGTCTGCTGCGGCACAGGGTGTTCAGCCTCTGGTGCATTGGATGTGGTTTCTGCCTTTCAAAGGCTTCTGGAGGAAAAAGGAATTCAGGCTGATGTAGGCACAAAGATTACGGGATGTCATGGTTTTTGTGAGCAGGGTCCGCTGGTGTTGGTGTCACCTGGAAATATACTATACTGCCAGGTGAGGACAGAAGATGTAGAAGAAATTGTCCAGGAGACTTTGACAGCAGGTCGGATTGTAGACAGGCTTTTATATGTGGATCCGATAACTGGAGAAAAAATTGAAAAAGAAGAACAGGTGCCTTTTTATAATAAGCAGCTGCGGCTGATATTTGAAAACAACGGCAAGATGGTGCCTACGGAAATTAATGATTATCTATCTCTGGGGGGTTATTGTGCCCTGGAGAAAGTTTTGAAGGGGATGGATCCTCGGGAGGTTATAGAGGAAATCAAAAATTCCCGGTTGAGAGGCCGGGGAGGGGGCGGTTTTCCAACCGGGCAGAAATGGGAATCCTGTTACACGGCCTCTGGAGATATTAAATACGTAATATGCAATGCCGACGAGGGAGACCCGGGATGTTTTCAGGATCGGAGTATCCTGGAGGGCAATCCTCACCTGGTGTTAGAGGGTATGCTTATTGGGGCTTTTGCTGTGGGTTCAACCCAAGGTTATATCTATGTGCGAAACGAGTATCCCCTGGCGGTAAAAAACTTTAGTATAGCTCTTAGACAGGCTCGGGAGCTAGGACTGTTGGGGGAGAATATCCTGGGAAGCGATTTTTCTTATGACCTAAAAGTAATCCGTGGGGGAGGCGCTTTTGTCTGTGGAGAATCCAGCGCTTTGATTTCATCTATTGAGGGGAAAATAGGAGAACCCCGTTACAAATTTGTCCATGCCACGGAAAAAGGACTGTGGGATCGACCCACAGTGTTAAACAATGTGAAGACCTGGGCCACTGTACCTTTGATTATTAACCGTGGGTCTGGGTGGTTCAATGAAATTGGAACCCAACAGAGCAAGGGGACCATGATCTTTTCCCTGACGGGAAAGGTAAATAATACCGGTCTGGTGGAGGTTCCCATGGGGATTTCCTTGAGAGAGCTTATTTTTGAAATAGGGGGAGGAATCCTGGGGGGCAAAAAGTTTAAGGCCGTTCAGACGGGAGGCCCCTCGGGAGGCTGTATCCCGGAGGAACTAATAGACCTGCCCCTGGACTATGAAAAACTAACTGAAGTGGGTTCCATGGTAGGCTCCGGGGGCATGATTGTGATGGACGATACAACTTGTATGGTTGACGTGGCCAAGTACTTTTTATCATTTACCCAGGAGGAATCCTGTGGAAAATGTGTCCCCTGTCGGGAGGGTGGGGAGCATATGCTCAAAATCCTGGAAGGTATTACCCGGGGGGAAGGGGAAGAGAGGGACCTGGATCTATTGAAGGAAATTGCCGATACTATGCAGTGTGCCTCCCTGTGTGCCCTGGGGAAATTGGCTCCCAACCCGGTACTGACCACACTTAAGTATTTTCCAGAGGAATATATGGCTCATATTAAGGATAAAAAGTGTCCTGCTGGTGTCTGTCGGGAATTAATTAAGTATTTGATTGATCCTGATTCCTGTACCGGATGCGGCCGTTGTATAAAGGCCTGTCCCACAGAGGCTATCACCGGAGAAAAGGAAGCACCTCATATCTTGAACCAGGATCAATGTATTAAGTGCGGAAACTGTATGGATATTTGCAGGTTTAATGCTATTACAGTGGAGTAG
- the surE gene encoding 5'/3'-nucleotidase SurE: MRVLLTNDDGIFADGIQELSKAMQKIAAVYIVAPDRERSAVGHAITMHNPLRADKVKLYHNPNLSAWAVNGTPSDCVKLAVEAILPERPDIVISGVNRGANLGTDVLYSGTVSAAVEGVISGLPSIAVSLTAVENPDYTLAAEFAAQLSKIVLKKALPKGTLLNVNVPGIPREEIAGVVVTRLGVTRYHNEFEERVDPRGRSYYWMAGEVIEETECNDTDLSAIRCNNISVSPIHFDFTNYEVMGALKDWDFKL; this comes from the coding sequence GTGAGGGTGCTTCTAACTAATGATGACGGTATTTTTGCCGATGGAATACAAGAGTTAAGCAAAGCTATGCAAAAGATTGCTGCTGTATATATTGTTGCCCCGGACAGAGAGCGGAGTGCGGTGGGACACGCCATTACCATGCACAACCCTCTAAGGGCCGACAAGGTAAAGCTATACCATAACCCTAATCTTTCGGCCTGGGCAGTGAACGGTACTCCTTCAGATTGTGTTAAATTGGCAGTAGAGGCTATATTGCCGGAAAGACCGGATATAGTAATTTCCGGTGTAAACCGGGGCGCCAACCTGGGTACAGATGTATTATATTCAGGGACTGTTTCTGCAGCAGTGGAGGGAGTCATCAGTGGCCTGCCTTCTATTGCTGTATCTTTAACGGCGGTAGAAAATCCTGATTATACCCTGGCAGCGGAGTTTGCGGCCCAACTATCAAAAATAGTGCTAAAAAAAGCCCTGCCTAAGGGTACTCTTTTAAATGTAAACGTTCCAGGAATTCCCCGGGAGGAAATAGCCGGTGTTGTAGTTACCCGTCTGGGGGTAACCCGCTACCATAACGAGTTTGAAGAGAGAGTAGATCCCAGAGGACGCTCCTATTACTGGATGGCCGGGGAAGTGATTGAGGAAACCGAATGCAATGATACGGACCTGTCTGCCATAAGATGCAACAATATTTCTGTTTCTCCCATTCATTTTGATTTTACTAATTATGAAGTAATGGGTGCTTTGAAAGACTGGGATTTTAAATTATAG
- a CDS encoding NADH-quinone oxidoreductase subunit NuoE family protein yields MFAIDKIINKYRKDREGLIALLQDISTEYRYLSEEALKRVSEEMEVPLSKLFSLATFYKSFRLTPRGEHEIQVCMGTACHVRGAPRMLENVTQKLNIKPGDTTEDGKYTVETVNCLGTCALGPLLVYDGKYFGKLNRRKIEKLLEGSNDEVE; encoded by the coding sequence TTGTTTGCAATTGATAAAATTATCAATAAATATAGGAAGGATCGGGAAGGATTAATTGCCCTTCTTCAGGATATCAGTACTGAATATAGATATTTATCGGAAGAAGCCTTAAAACGTGTATCGGAAGAAATGGAAGTTCCTTTGAGTAAACTTTTCAGTCTGGCTACTTTTTATAAGTCTTTTAGGCTGACACCCAGAGGAGAGCATGAAATTCAGGTCTGTATGGGAACTGCCTGCCATGTAAGGGGAGCCCCCAGAATGTTGGAAAATGTTACTCAAAAACTGAATATAAAACCCGGGGACACCACGGAGGATGGAAAATATACCGTAGAAACTGTAAACTGTTTGGGTACCTGTGCCCTGGGCCCACTTTTAGTTTATGATGGGAAGTATTTTGGCAAGCTCAACAGAAGAAAAATAGAAAAGCTGCTGGAGGGATCCAATGATGAAGTTGAATAG
- a CDS encoding 4Fe-4S dicluster domain-containing protein encodes MKGLIVVDVKKCVGCRSCEIGCAVEHSKTKQLFSAISEKPLPQSRIIVESYDGRNLPLQCRHCQEPPCLNVCPTKAITKADADEAVLIDSELCIGCKSCILVCPFGAVTLSLDHKAILKCDLCMERTSKGQIPACVYSCPTFALQYTSVEQLTKEKRREFMVEFLKGS; translated from the coding sequence ATGAAAGGATTAATCGTGGTTGATGTAAAAAAATGTGTGGGATGCAGAAGCTGTGAGATTGGCTGTGCGGTAGAACATTCAAAAACAAAACAGCTTTTCTCCGCAATTTCTGAAAAACCTCTTCCCCAAAGCCGAATAATTGTTGAATCCTATGACGGTAGAAACCTTCCCCTGCAGTGTCGTCACTGCCAAGAGCCTCCCTGTTTAAATGTTTGTCCCACCAAAGCCATTACTAAAGCAGATGCAGATGAAGCAGTATTAATTGATTCTGAGTTATGTATTGGCTGTAAATCTTGTATTTTGGTTTGTCCTTTTGGAGCCGTTACCTTATCCTTAGACCATAAAGCCATTTTAAAATGCGATCTTTGTATGGAACGAACCTCCAAAGGACAGATTCCCGCCTGTGTTTACAGCTGTCCTACTTTTGCCTTGCAGTATACTTCGGTGGAACAGCTGACCAAAGAGAAAAGGAGGGAATTTATGGTAGAATTTTTAAAGGGCAGTTAA
- a CDS encoding amidohydrolase, which produces MVKIKITNCHIHTFNEENQVIDSGEIVIEGDVISYVGEVRDGENDKKDFSRVIDARGKVCLPGFINSHTHAPMTLFRGFADDLPLMTWLEDKIWPAEDKLQGEDVYWGTLLSCLEMIKSGTTTFNDMYFFLDDMAKAVGESGMRAVLSRGLIGLEERKAAVGLEETEKLIGSWHNAFDGRIKMMLGPHAPYTCPPEFLIKIIEKAEQHKLPLHIHLAETKFEVEQSKQLYGMTPIEHMEKLGLFNYPVTAAHCVHLSPGDIEILSRNKVTVVHNPGSNLKLGSGIAPVIQLLEAGVTVSLGTDSAASNNNLDMLEEVRLAALIHKGVTGDPTVLPACKALEMATREGAKSIFCEGEIGMLKTGYKADLILLNLEKPHLCPFHDLTAHIVYAAQSSDIETVIIDGKVVMENREIKNLDQEKIMYHAQKMASILTGGIPCEGASN; this is translated from the coding sequence GTGGTTAAAATAAAAATCACCAATTGCCATATACATACTTTTAATGAGGAAAACCAAGTTATTGATTCTGGTGAGATTGTAATTGAAGGGGATGTTATTAGTTATGTTGGAGAGGTTCGGGATGGCGAAAATGACAAAAAGGATTTCAGCCGGGTGATTGATGCCCGGGGGAAGGTTTGTCTTCCGGGATTCATTAATTCCCATACCCATGCTCCTATGACTCTGTTTCGAGGATTTGCCGATGATCTGCCGCTGATGACTTGGCTTGAAGATAAAATTTGGCCGGCGGAGGATAAATTACAGGGTGAGGATGTATATTGGGGTACTCTTCTATCCTGTTTGGAAATGATTAAGTCCGGAACAACGACTTTTAATGACATGTATTTTTTCTTAGATGATATGGCAAAGGCTGTGGGCGAAAGCGGTATGCGGGCAGTGCTTTCCCGAGGGCTTATAGGATTGGAGGAAAGAAAAGCAGCCGTAGGATTGGAAGAAACAGAAAAACTGATTGGCTCCTGGCATAATGCCTTTGACGGACGAATAAAAATGATGCTGGGCCCTCATGCTCCCTACACCTGTCCCCCGGAATTTCTTATAAAAATTATAGAAAAAGCGGAACAGCACAAACTCCCCCTGCATATACATTTAGCCGAAACTAAATTTGAAGTGGAACAGTCAAAACAATTATATGGAATGACTCCCATAGAACATATGGAAAAATTAGGTTTATTTAACTATCCAGTGACAGCTGCTCACTGCGTGCATCTCAGTCCCGGTGATATAGAAATATTGTCCCGTAATAAAGTTACTGTAGTCCATAACCCGGGAAGCAATTTGAAGCTGGGAAGCGGGATAGCTCCTGTTATTCAGCTCCTGGAAGCCGGAGTGACTGTTTCCTTGGGTACCGACAGCGCAGCCAGCAATAATAACCTGGATATGCTGGAGGAGGTCAGGCTGGCAGCTTTGATTCATAAAGGAGTTACTGGTGACCCTACAGTATTACCGGCTTGTAAAGCTCTGGAAATGGCAACCCGAGAAGGAGCCAAAAGCATATTCTGTGAGGGTGAGATTGGAATGTTAAAAACCGGTTACAAGGCTGACTTAATTCTTTTAAACCTTGAAAAGCCTCATCTTTGTCCATTCCATGACCTTACAGCCCATATTGTTTATGCGGCACAAAGTTCAGATATTGAAACGGTAATTATTGATGGTAAAGTAGTGATGGAAAACAGAGAGATAAAAAATTTAGATCAAGAAAAAATTATGTACCATGCACAGAAAATGGCTTCTATATTGACTGGAGGGATTCCATGTGAGGGTGCTTCTAACTAA
- the deoC gene encoding deoxyribose-phosphate aldolase encodes MDFRIASFIDHTLLKPQATQGDILTLCDQAVKYGFAAVCINSKHVELAVNRLKGTPVRIAVVVGFPLGAGFSEVKAFEAKMAVEKGAQEIDMVADIGALKEGNFSRVGKDIGEVVMAAFPAEVKVIVETALLTKKEKEKICRIVMDSGAAYIKTSTGFVPEGGALLEDVLTFKKIVKDKIKIKASGGIKSLAFAQKLLDSGAERLGTSSSISIIEEENEKISK; translated from the coding sequence ATGGATTTCAGAATAGCTTCATTTATTGACCATACCTTATTGAAACCCCAGGCCACCCAAGGAGATATCCTGACGCTCTGTGACCAGGCCGTAAAATATGGGTTTGCTGCTGTTTGTATAAACTCTAAACATGTGGAACTGGCTGTTAACCGGTTAAAGGGAACCCCGGTAAGGATAGCGGTGGTGGTTGGTTTTCCCCTGGGGGCTGGATTTTCGGAAGTAAAAGCGTTTGAGGCAAAAATGGCGGTAGAAAAAGGAGCACAGGAAATTGATATGGTGGCAGACATTGGAGCTCTTAAAGAGGGAAATTTCAGTCGGGTTGGAAAAGACATTGGAGAAGTAGTAATGGCTGCGTTTCCCGCCGAAGTAAAGGTAATTGTGGAAACAGCACTTCTAACTAAAAAAGAAAAAGAAAAGATATGCAGGATTGTCATGGACAGTGGGGCTGCTTACATAAAGACCTCAACTGGTTTTGTCCCAGAGGGGGGGGCTCTATTAGAAGATGTTCTAACTTTTAAAAAAATAGTTAAAGACAAAATTAAAATCAAAGCTTCAGGGGGAATAAAGAGCCTGGCTTTTGCGCAAAAGTTGTTGGATTCCGGAGCTGAAAGGCTGGGGACAAGTTCTTCTATAAGTATAATTGAGGAAGAAAATGAGAAAATTTCTAAATAA